From the genome of Sphingobacterium kitahiroshimense, one region includes:
- a CDS encoding phytase, with the protein MITLKTTLSISLVVSAIFQVACNNPQTNTVATDTIKPIFVTDAVRYDSDDPAIWINKSDPSKSLVIATDKDADGALFVYDLAGKIAKDKVVRNLKRPNNVDVAYGLILNGKPVDIAVTTERMTHKLRIFSLPDMKPIDQGGLDMFAGETAPDFRDLMGIALYTSSKGQIYAIVGRKNGPKDGYLWQYLLEDNGSGAIKATFVRKFGSFSGKKEIEAIAVDNELGYIYYSDEQVGVKQYYADPAKGNEQLALFATEGFKEDHEGISIYKLTDSTGYILVSDQGANRFQIFSREGTKTNPFEHKHLKTVPVMATQSDGSEVVSVKLNDTFKHGLFVAMSDDKTFHYYRWEDIAGTDLKIK; encoded by the coding sequence ATGATAACTTTAAAAACAACACTATCTATTTCTTTGGTCGTATCAGCGATATTTCAGGTGGCTTGCAATAATCCACAAACTAATACTGTCGCTACAGATACCATTAAGCCCATTTTCGTGACCGATGCGGTGCGTTATGATTCCGATGATCCTGCGATCTGGATCAATAAATCTGATCCAAGTAAGAGTTTAGTGATCGCAACGGATAAAGATGCTGACGGAGCGCTTTTTGTCTACGACCTAGCAGGTAAAATTGCAAAGGATAAGGTCGTGCGCAATTTGAAGCGCCCGAATAATGTGGATGTAGCTTATGGGTTGATCTTGAATGGGAAGCCTGTTGATATTGCTGTAACAACAGAACGTATGACGCATAAATTGCGGATATTTTCGCTCCCTGATATGAAGCCTATTGATCAGGGCGGATTGGATATGTTTGCAGGTGAAACAGCGCCTGATTTTAGGGATCTCATGGGCATTGCGCTGTATACTTCATCCAAAGGACAGATTTATGCTATTGTGGGGCGGAAAAATGGTCCTAAAGATGGCTATCTGTGGCAATATTTATTAGAGGATAACGGTTCGGGTGCTATAAAGGCAACTTTTGTGCGCAAATTTGGTTCTTTTAGCGGAAAGAAGGAGATCGAGGCAATAGCGGTGGATAATGAACTTGGATATATCTACTATTCGGATGAACAGGTGGGAGTAAAGCAATATTATGCAGATCCTGCAAAAGGAAATGAGCAACTGGCTTTATTTGCAACTGAAGGTTTTAAAGAAGATCATGAAGGTATTTCTATTTATAAATTGACCGATAGTACGGGATATATATTGGTTTCGGATCAGGGGGCAAATCGTTTTCAGATTTTTAGCCGTGAAGGAACTAAGACAAATCCATTTGAACATAAGCACTTGAAAACGGTGCCGGTCATGGCTACACAAAGTGATGGTTCGGAAGTTGTATCGGTTAAATTAAATGATACATTTAAACATGGTCTTTTTGTTGCGATGAGTGATGATAAAACTTTCCATTATTATCGCTGGGAAGATATTGCAGGTACAGATTTGAAAATAAAATAG
- a CDS encoding C1 family peptidase, with the protein MKKYKWLLAIAIVLFISVFLIRYGLQIFKKNKDVRMKTEYVFTEVINLGCTSVKHQGISNTCWSYTGNSFLESEMIRMGKKPVPISPIFTARQAYLDRAQNYVQLHGGLSLGEGGQLHDVLNVLRKYGAMPRTAYSGLHDNHTYNDFKKMTPMLNALLKSLVKSKPLPPHWTQLYTAALDWHLGKVPDTFAFNGKIYTARSFADQVIGINPDDYSRIASVMTQPYYKPFVLLVPDNWSFDSFYNVPMQDLTRIIDSALYKGYTVAWTTDISDKGFSWPYGIAYVPDKSFDEMSHTEQQNMFKKPMSEKKITATERQQALDNWNTTDDHAMHIVGLAKDQNGKPYYLVKNSWGRANEYKGYMYVTREFVRYKTITLMLHKDGLTSDFRSNLNIME; encoded by the coding sequence ATGAAAAAATATAAATGGCTCTTAGCTATAGCTATCGTACTTTTTATAAGTGTATTCCTCATCAGATATGGGCTCCAGATCTTTAAAAAAAATAAGGATGTCAGGATGAAAACCGAGTATGTATTTACTGAAGTGATCAATCTTGGTTGCACTTCTGTTAAACATCAGGGCATTTCAAATACCTGCTGGTCTTACACAGGAAATTCTTTTTTAGAGTCGGAGATGATCCGCATGGGCAAAAAGCCCGTTCCAATTTCGCCAATTTTCACTGCTCGCCAGGCGTATCTGGATAGAGCACAAAATTATGTACAGCTACATGGAGGATTATCCCTAGGCGAAGGTGGTCAGCTACACGATGTATTGAATGTACTCCGTAAATATGGAGCAATGCCCAGAACCGCTTATTCTGGACTGCACGATAATCATACTTACAATGACTTCAAGAAAATGACACCTATGCTGAATGCATTGTTAAAATCTTTGGTAAAAAGTAAACCATTACCTCCCCATTGGACCCAGCTCTATACTGCTGCACTGGACTGGCATTTGGGTAAAGTACCAGACACGTTTGCTTTTAATGGCAAGATCTATACAGCGCGTTCTTTTGCTGATCAAGTGATTGGGATCAATCCGGATGATTATAGCCGCATTGCCTCTGTTATGACCCAACCCTATTATAAGCCTTTCGTCCTTCTAGTTCCAGACAACTGGTCTTTTGACAGTTTTTATAATGTGCCCATGCAAGATCTCACCCGTATTATTGACAGCGCACTGTACAAAGGATATACCGTAGCTTGGACCACAGATATATCAGATAAAGGATTTTCATGGCCATATGGTATTGCTTATGTACCCGACAAATCGTTTGATGAAATGTCTCATACCGAACAGCAAAACATGTTTAAAAAACCAATGTCCGAAAAGAAAATCACGGCAACAGAAAGACAACAAGCGCTCGACAATTGGAACACGACAGACGATCATGCGATGCATATTGTGGGGCTTGCAAAAGATCAAAATGGCAAACCCTATTATCTGGTTAAAAATTCATGGGGAAGAGCAAATGAATATAAAGGTTACATGTATGTGACCAGAGAATTTGTTCGCTATAAAACTATTACTTTAATGCTACACAAAGACGGCCTAACCTCTGACTTCAGATCTAACCTAAATATTATGGAGTGA
- a CDS encoding acyltransferase family protein: MDKANHFKISGEELQSKTIDFLRLPLIVGVIFIHTDFSNIILPGVTQINFVNYPIFSHVFILFSKIIFATCVPLFFLISGFLFFYKTDVFTIKVYLQKLKNRVRTLLIPYIFWNLFVILFLFLAQTYLSGGLVSGNNKLIIDYSVQDWFRAFWDTSMINPTLDKSLPINSPFWFIRDLIVVILLSPLICFAIKKIGVYVVIALGLLWIFNPWFYEPGLSTVSFFFFSAGAYFSMYQKNFATSMKQMLPLVAPLYILIVIATLYFLGQSWWSYLYCGGIMVGLILAVGLSAHFIEKGSWHTNTFLANSSFFIFAYHRLPLVFVIKFLFKLLHPQSEAVLLLLYLACPTIIIILGLLGYHLLRQYYPKFTAVISGGR; the protein is encoded by the coding sequence AATCATTTTAAAATATCTGGAGAAGAACTGCAATCGAAGACCATCGATTTTCTTCGATTGCCACTTATAGTAGGAGTAATATTTATACATACCGATTTTTCAAATATCATCCTACCAGGAGTAACGCAAATAAACTTTGTTAACTATCCAATTTTTTCGCATGTTTTTATCTTGTTTTCCAAAATTATCTTTGCAACCTGTGTACCCCTATTCTTTCTTATCTCGGGATTCCTATTTTTCTATAAAACAGATGTTTTTACTATAAAGGTTTATCTCCAAAAACTAAAAAATCGTGTCCGCACACTTTTGATTCCCTATATCTTTTGGAACTTATTTGTCATCCTATTTCTTTTCCTTGCTCAGACTTACCTATCGGGCGGTTTGGTTTCTGGAAATAATAAATTGATCATCGATTACAGTGTCCAGGACTGGTTCAGGGCATTTTGGGATACCTCCATGATCAATCCTACTTTAGACAAGTCCTTACCTATCAATTCTCCTTTTTGGTTTATTCGCGATTTGATAGTCGTCATCCTTTTATCTCCCCTGATTTGTTTTGCCATCAAAAAAATCGGCGTTTATGTGGTCATCGCATTGGGCTTGCTTTGGATTTTTAATCCTTGGTTCTATGAGCCGGGACTTAGTACGGTCTCTTTCTTTTTCTTTTCCGCGGGGGCTTATTTTAGTATGTACCAGAAAAACTTCGCCACCAGCATGAAGCAAATGTTACCGCTTGTTGCACCGCTTTATATACTTATCGTTATTGCAACACTCTATTTTCTTGGTCAGAGCTGGTGGAGCTATTTATATTGCGGAGGCATTATGGTCGGTCTTATCCTTGCCGTTGGACTTTCCGCTCATTTCATCGAAAAAGGGAGCTGGCACACCAACACCTTTTTAGCCAATAGCAGCTTTTTCATTTTTGCTTACCATCGATTACCGCTCGTATTTGTGATCAAATTTTTATTTAAATTACTTCATCCACAATCTGAGGCAGTATTGCTCCTCTTATATCTGGCATGTCCTACAATAATAATTATATTAGGTCTGCTTGGCTATCATTTATTGCGGCAATATTACCCCAAATTTACAGCTGTCATCAGTGGAGGACGATAA